Proteins encoded within one genomic window of Brassica rapa cultivar Chiifu-401-42 chromosome A09, CAAS_Brap_v3.01, whole genome shotgun sequence:
- the LOC103842633 gene encoding 1-aminocyclopropane-1-carboxylate oxidase 1, whose translation MVLIKEREMEIPVIDFSELDGENRIKTMSLLDHACDKWGFFMVDNHGVDKELMEKVKKMINSHYEDHLKEKFYQSEMVKALSEGKTSDADWESSFFIWHKPTSSICKIPNISDELIKTMDEYVSQLHKFAARLSNLMCENLGLSQEYITNAFSGPEGPAFGTKVAKYPECLRPELMRGLREHTDAGGIILLLQDDQVPGLEFLKDGKWVPIPPSKNNTIFVNTGDQLEILSNGRYKSAVHRVMTVKDGCRLSIATFYNPAGDAVISPAPELLYPSGYQFQDYLKLYSTTKFGDKGSRFHTMKKRENGDSV comes from the exons ATGGTTTtaataaaagagagagaaatGGAGATTCCAGTTATTGATTTTTCTGAATTGGATGGAGAAAACAGAATCAAGACTATGTCACTTCTTGATCATGCATGTGATAAGTGGGGCTTCTTCATG GTTGACAATCATGGGGTTGACAAAGAATTGATGGAGAAAGTGAAGAAGATGATTAACTCTCATTATGAAGATCATTTGAAAGAGAAGTTTTACCAGTCAGAGATGGTCAAAGCTTTGAGTGAAGGCAAAACCTCAGATGCAGATTGGGAAAGCAGTTTTTTCATTTGGCATAAGCCAACTTCAAGCATATGCAAGATCCCAAACATTTCAGATGAACTCAT CAAGACGATGGATGAATATGTTTCACAACTGCACAAGTTTGCAGCAAGGCTCTCCAACCTCATGTGTGAAAATCTTGGTCTTAGTCAAGAATACATAACGAATGCATTTTCTGGTCCAGAAGGTCCAGCTTTTGGGACAAAAGTGGCTAAATACCCGGAATGCCTTCGTCCGGAGCTCATGAGAGGATTGAGAGAGCATACCGATGCTGGAGGAATTATTTTGCTCTTGCAGGATGATCAAGTGCCTGGTCTTGAGTTCTTGAAAGATGGGAAGTGGGTTCCTATCCCTCCATCGAAGAACAACACCATTTTTGTCAATACCGGTGATCAACTCGAGATATTGAGTAATGGGAGATACAAGAGTGCTGTACACCGTGTAATGACAGTGAAGGATGGATGTAGACTGTCGATAGCTACATTTTACAATCCAGCTGGTGATGCCGTAATATCTCCAGCTCCAGAGCTTTTGTATCCAAGTGGCTACCAGTTTCAAGATTACCTTAAGCTTTACTCAACCACTAAGTTTGGAGATAAAGGCTCCAGATTTCATACCATGAAGAAAAGGGAGAATGGTGATTCCGTCTAG
- the LOC103842634 gene encoding tetraspanin-2 — protein sequence MALANNLTAILNLLALLCSIPITASGIWLASKPDNECVNLLRWPVVVLGVLILLVSACGFIGAYQYKETLLAVYLCCMAILIGLLLVVLIFAFVVTRPDGSYQVPGRGYKEYRLEGFSNWLRENVVDSKKWGKIRACLADTNVCPKLSQQFITADQFFSSSSITPLQSGCCKPPTACGYNFVNPTLWQNPTNMAADADCYLWNNDQSQLCYNCNSCKAGLLGNLRKDWRKANLILIITVVVLICVYVIACSAFRNAQTEDLFRKYKQGWV from the exons ATGGCGTTAGCGAATAACTTAACGGCGATACTGAACTTACTAGCGTTACTCTGTTCCATACCGATCACGGCGTCAGGGATATGGCTTGCCTCAAAGCCCGACAACGAATGCGTCAATCTCCTCCGTTGGCCCGTCGTCGTCCTCGGCGTTCTCATCCTCCTCGTCTCTGCCTGCGGCTTCATCGGCGCCTACCA GTACAAGGAGACTCTACTGGCTGTTTACTTGTGCTGTATGGCCATACTGATCGGACTTTTGCTGGTGGTTCTGATATTCGCCTTCGTCGTGACCCGACCCGATGGGTCTTATCAAGTTCCGGGTCGAGGTTACAAAGAGTATAGGCTCGAAGGGTTCTCGAACTGGCTGAGAGAGAACGTTGTGGACTCGAAGAAATGGGGGAAGATAAGGGCTTGTTTGGCTGATACAAACGTTTGTCCTAAACTCAGCCAACAGTTCATCACCGCTGACCAgttcttctcttcctcttccatCACTCCTCTCCAG TCCGGTTGCTGCAAACCACCGACCGCGTGTGGCTACAACTTCGTGAACCCGACGCTGTGGCAAAACCCAACCAATATGGCTGCAGATGCAGACTGTTACCTATGGAACAACGACCAAAGCCAGCTTTGTTACAATTGCAACTCATGCAAAGCTGGTCTTTTGGGAAACCTTAGAAAAGATTGGCGTAAAGCAAATCTCATACTGATCATCACCGTCGTTGTTCTCATCTGTGTATATGTTATTGCGTGTAGTGCATTTAGAAATGCTCAGACCGAGGACCTCTTTCGCAAATACAAACAGGGCTGGGTCTAA
- the LOC103842635 gene encoding glutamate-rich WD repeat-containing protein 1, with product MVRSINPKKAKRKNKNKGEASSSSIPSMPTRVWQPGVDKLEEGEELQCDPSVYNSLHGFHVGWPCLSFDILGDKLGLNRTEFPHTLYMVAGTQAEKAPSNSIGVFKISNVSGKRRDVVPKTLVNGDDAMEDEEDEDEDSDSDEESEDGGASTVPIIQVRRVAHHGCVNRIRAMPQSPHICVSWADSGHVQVWDMSSHLNALAESETEGKDGTSPVLNQAPLVNFSGHKDEGYAIDWSPATPGRLLSGDCMSMIHLWEPASGSWTVDPIPLAGHTASVEDLQWSPAEANVFASCSVDKTVAVWDVRAGKSPALSFKAHDADVNVISWNRLASCMLASGSDDGAFSIHDLRVIKDGDAKVAHFEYHKHPITSIEWSAHESSTLAVSSGDNQLTIWDLSLEKDEEEEAEFKAQTKEQVNTPQDLPPQLLFVHQGQKDLKELHWHNQIPGMIISTAADGFNILMPYNIQNTLPDLAP from the exons ATGGTTCGCAGCATAAATCCTAAGAAAGCAAAGAGGAAGAACAAG AATAAGGGAGAAGCGTCTTCTTCGTCGATACCGTCGATGCCAACAAGGGTTTGGCAGCCAGGTGTGGATAAGCTCGAAGAGGGAGAAGAGCTTCAGTGCGACCCTTCTGTTTACAATTCCCTTCATGGCTTCCATGTTGGTTGGCCCTGTTTGAG tTTTGACATTTTAGGTGATAAGTTGGGTTTGAACAGAACAGAGTTTCCTCACACATTGTATATGGTGGCTGGGACTCAG GCTGAGAAAGCACCTTCAAACTCCATAGGAGTATTTAAAATCAGCAACGTGTCTGGTAAAAGACGCGATGTAGTGCCTAAGACGCTAGTGAATGGTGATGATGCTATGGAGGATGAGGAGGATGAAGATGAGGACAGTGATAGCGATGAGGAAAGCGAAGATGGAGGAGCTTCCACTGTTCCAATTATTCAG GTCCGCAGGGTTGCTCACCATGGATGTGTTAACCGCATTCGCGCAATGCCACAGAGTCCTCATATCTGTGTCTCTTGGGCAGATTCTGGTCATGTTCAA GTGTGGGACATGAGCTCTCATCTTAATGCTTTAGCGGAGTCAGAAACAGAAGGCAAAGATGGAACTTCGCCGGTTCTTAACCAAGCTCCCTTAGTTAACTTCTCTGGCCACAAAGACGAAGGTTATGCTATTGATTGGAGTCCTGCAACCCCTGGAAGACTTCTTTCCG GTGACTGCATGAGTATGATTCATTTGTGGGAGCCAGCTTCTGGTTCATGGACTGTTGATCCCATTCCGCTTGCCGGACACACTGCAAGTGTTGAAGATTTACAA TGGAGTCCAGCTGAAGCGAACGTGTTTGCATCATGTTCTGTGGACAAGACCGTTGCAGTTTGGGATGTCAGAGCTGGGAAGTCACCTGCATTATCTTTCAAGGCACATGATGCAGATGTGAATGTCATCTCATGGAACAG GCTGGCTAGTTGCATGTTGGCATCAGGGAGTGATGATGGAGCATTCTCTATCCATGATCTTAGAGTTATCAAGGATGGAGATGCTAAGGTAGCACATTTTGAGTATCATAAGCATCCTATCACGTCGATTGAGTGGAGCGCTCATGAATCCTCAACACTTGCAGTCTCTTCCGGGGATAACCAGCTCAC GATATGGGATTTATCCTTGGAgaaggatgaagaagaggaagcagaGTTCAAAGCACAGACCAAGGAACAAGTTAACACACCTCAAGACTTGCCTCCTCAGCTTCTCTTCGTTCACCAGGGGCAAAAGGACTTGAAGGAACTTCACTGGCACAACCAGATTCCAGGGATGATCATCTCAACTGCTGCGGATGGTTTCAACATCTTGATGCCTTACAACATTCAGAACACACTTCCTGATCTCGCTCCCTGA
- the LOC103842636 gene encoding uncharacterized protein LOC103842636 yields the protein MEPSHSGSQPPQKAVPRLATVGWRTMLIFNLGLAAFIFAKKREKDIDVGDKMGVKKGSKGAKKSVVNTEAEMKVAETDKAKIPEAAVVDKEEAKPIPKHDDPLFEFADAAADELVFQGAASEPVKVARKPIPEDEQRELFKWILEEKRKTEPKDRKDKKRIDEEKAVLKQFIRAERVPKLLPDDSVDSSLRDWDKFFSK from the exons ATGGAGCCGTCTCATTCCGGATCCCAACCGCCGCAGAAAGCGGTTCCGAGACTGGCTACAGTGGGATGGCGAACTATGTTGATCTTCAATCTCGGCCTTGCTG CTTTTATATTTGCGAAGAAACGAGAAAAGGACATTGATGTGGGCGACAAAATGGGAGTTAAAAAGGGCAGTAAAGGTGCGAAAAAGAGTGTTGTTAACACCGAAGCCGAGATGAAAGTTGCAGAAACTGACAAGGCTAAGATACCAGAGGCTGCAGTAGTGGACAAGGAAGAAGCCAAACCGATCCCTAAACACGATGATCCTCTGTTTGAGTTTGCGGATGCAGCAGCTGATGAGCTGGTGTTTCAGGGTGCGGCGAGTGAGCCTGTAAAGGTAGCAAGGAAACCGATTCCAGAAGATGAGCAAAGGGAGCTTTTCAAGTGGATCCTGGAAGAGAAAAGGAAGACAGAACCAAAAGACAGGAAAGATAAGAAGCGTATCGACGAAGAGAAAGCTGTCTTGAAACAGTTTATTCGGGCAGAGAGGGTTCCCAAACTTCTCCCTGATGATTCTGTTGATTCTTCTCTACGTGATTGGGACAAATTCTTCTCCAAGTAG